In Pelmatolapia mariae isolate MD_Pm_ZW linkage group LG2, Pm_UMD_F_2, whole genome shotgun sequence, one DNA window encodes the following:
- the si:ch211-132p1.2 gene encoding proteinase-activated receptor 4, which yields MRGLTGTLLLFVCLLAFVCSVSPPLPHPTDECPFMAIRLRTFRLRPTCNGTTLKEKQLKEIQAPATNLYLPILYLLAFVVGLPSNLLALWVLVFRTKRLPSTTLLINLTVADCLLLMALPFRIIYHFRGNNWELGEPFCRLVMAIFYGNMYGSMWCLAFVALDRYIALVHPFRARTLRSQQVSLCMSVVVWTVVLVAMLPLLLSRQTYEVSTLQITTCHDALPEDEHENYFLPYFATLFATCFLLPLAIVLYCHSTVLHTLLAGGKFYGHAIRVTVLVLLVFIVFLLPSNILLLLTYADSSLDGDGEDLYMPYMVSLAVSTFNSCIDPFIFYYVSTEFRQKAKGTLCCHCDSEDKTYSLVKNMSSLSSGPRSKVTLLSMSSRQRPPEMPCSSQENRVTDT from the exons atgaGGGGGCTCACTGGGACTCTCCTGCTCTTCGTCTGCCTGCTGGCGTTCGTCTGTAgcgtctctcctcctcttcctcaccccACAGATGAATGTCCTTTTATGGCCATCC GTCTGCGGACCTTCCGGCTCAGGCCTACCTGTAATGGGACAACTCTGAAGGAAAAGCAGCTgaaggagatccaggctccagccACCAACCTGTACCTGCCCATCCTCTACCTGCTCGCCTTTGTGGTCGGTCTGCCCTCCAACTTGCTGGCTCTCTGGGTTCTGGTGTTCCGGACCAAACGGCTGCCGTCCACCACGCTGCTCATCAATCTGACGGTGGCCGACTGCCTGCTGCTCATGGCGTTGCCATTTCGGATCATCTACCACTTCCGGGGGAACAACTGGGAGCTCGGCGAGCCCTTCTGCCGCCTTGTCATGGCGATCTTTTACGGCAACATGTACGGCTCCATGTGGTGTCTGGCCTTTGTGGCCCTGGACCGATACATCGCTTTGGTCCACCCATTTCGCGCCAGGACTCTGCGCAGCCAGCAGGTGTCTCTGTGTATGTCAGTGGTGGTGTGGACAGTGGTTCTGGTTGCCatgctgccgctgctgctgtcACGGCAGACCTACGAAGTCAGCACGCTGCAGATCACCACTTGCCACGATGCGCTTCCAGAGGATGAGCATGAGAACTACTTCTTGCCGTATTTCGCCACCCTGTTCGCCACCTGCTTCCTGCTACCCTTAGCCATCGTCCTGTACTGCCACAGCACTGTGTTGCACACCTTGCTGGCCGGGGGAAAATTCTACGGTCACGCCATCCGGGTGACGGTACTGGTGCTGCTGGTCTTCATCGTGTTTCTGCTGCCGAGcaacatcctcctcctcctcacctatGCTGACAGCTCACTGGACGGAGATGGAGAGGACCTCTACATGCCCTACATGGTGAGCTTGGCGGTGAGCACCTTCAACAGCTGCATCGACCCGTTCATTTTCTACTACGTGTCCACGGAGTTCAGGCAAAAGGCCAAGGGCACTCTGTGCTGCCACTGCGATTCTGAGGATAAAACATACTCTCTGGTCAAGAATATGTCATCTTTATCATCAGGcccaaggtcaaaggtcaccctGCTGTCCATGTCCAGTCGACAGAGGCCACCTGAGATGCCATGCAGCTCCCAGGAGAACAGAGTAACGGACACCTGA